The DNA window TGCTCGCCGTGCTGCTGGTCATGATGTTCCCCGCCATCCTCTCGATGATCGCCGTGTACACGATGGTCGCAGGCCTGGGCGAGGCGGTGCCGTGGCTGGGCCTGAACACCCTCTCCGGCTACATCGCCGTTCTCATGGGCGGCGCCTTCGGGCAGGTGTGGCTGCTCAAGGGCTTCTTCGACACCATCCCCCGGGAGCTGGACGAGGCAGCGATCCTCGACGGCGCGAGCCACTGGCAGGCCTTCTGCAGGATCCTGGTCCCGTCGATGACCCCGATCCTGGCCACGACCCTGCTGCTGGCCCTGGTGGGCTCGATGAGCGAGTTCCTCATCGGCTCGATCTTCCTCACGGATGACTCGAAGAAGACCCTCGCCGTGGGGATGTACGGGATGTTCGCCTCCGACCGCTCGAACAATCTGGGCGTCTTCGCCGCCGGATCGGTCATGATCATGATCCCGGTGATCGTGCTCTACCAGTTCCTCCAGCGCTACATCGTCGGCGGCTCCACCGCCGGCGCCGTCAAGGGCTGACCCCACCCACCGCACCACCGCACCACTGCACCACTGCACCACTGCACCACTGCACCACTGCACCAACGGAAGGACCCCATGACCCTCCCCGCCCGCGCCGCCGCACCCGCTCCCCTGCCCGGTTCGCCCGGCAGCGACCGTGACCGTCAGTGGTGGCGCGACGCCGTCGTCTACCAGGTCTATCCCCGATCCTTCTCCGACTCCGACGGCGACGGCATGGGCGACCTGCCCGGCATCACCGCCCGCCTGCCCTACCTCCGCGACCTCGGCGTGGACGCGATCTGGCTCTCGCCCTTCTACACCTCCCCCCAGAACGACGGCGGCTACGACGTGGCCGACTACACCGACGTCGATCCCCGCTTCGGCTCCCTGACGGACGCCGACGAGATGATCGCCGCCGCGCACGCGCTGGGGCTCAAGGTGATCGTGGACATCGTCCCCAACCATTCCTCGAGCGAGCACGTGCTGTTCCAGCAGGCCCTCGCCGCGGGTCCCGGCTCCCCCGAGCGCGACATGTACGTCTTCGCCGAGGGCAGGGGCGAGCACGGCGAGCTGCCCCCGAACAACTGGACCTCGATCTTCCACGGCC is part of the Brachybacterium ginsengisoli genome and encodes:
- a CDS encoding sugar ABC transporter permease codes for the protein MSSTSVPQSGPKHRMSFGRWFAELGWRHVVGILAVVFAVFPILFVLSASLNESGSISAAGLLPTERITLEHYAVMLNGERANFLRWYLNTIIVCGVVAIGQVFLSLLGAYAFSRLRFAGRRDGMLAVLLVMMFPAILSMIAVYTMVAGLGEAVPWLGLNTLSGYIAVLMGGAFGQVWLLKGFFDTIPRELDEAAILDGASHWQAFCRILVPSMTPILATTLLLALVGSMSEFLIGSIFLTDDSKKTLAVGMYGMFASDRSNNLGVFAAGSVMIMIPVIVLYQFLQRYIVGGSTAGAVKG